Below is a genomic region from Xylophilus sp. GW821-FHT01B05.
GGGGCTCAAGCCCGCGCTGCAAGGGGGCTTTGACTATGCCTTCGGCGAAACCGGCTTCTACGTCGGCAACTGGAACTCCAGCGTCGACTGGCTCCCCGGCAACAGCCTGGAAAGCGATTTCTACGGCGGCTACAAGTTCAAGCTCAGCGATTTCGACCTCGACGTCGGCGCCCTGACCTATGTCTATTCCGGCAATGCCAACGGCAACACCACCGAGCTCTACGGCTCGGCCGGCTGGGGCCCGCTGGTGCTGAAGTACTCGCACACGGTCTCCAAGGACTACTTCGGTTGGGCCGGCAATCGCGCGGGCTCGGGCCTGAAGGGCACCAACACCGGCTACCTGAACCTGGCTTACTCGCAGGAAATCATCCCCAAGGTAACCCTCAAGGGCGCCATCGGTTACACCCGCTTCGCCAGCGACATCAAGGACCTGGGCGTGCCCAACTACGTCGACTACAGCGTGGGCGCTGCCTACGACTTCGGCGATGGCCTGTCGCTCAGCGGCTCGGTGGTGGGCGCGAACAAGAAGGACTTCTTCGGCTTCGTCAACAAGAACCGCTTCGTCGTCGCCCTGACCAAGACCATGTAACCCGCTTGGTGCGCTGTTGTGGCGTGCCAGGTTTTCCGACAACCCAGAGGAAATGCAAATGAAACTGGTGACAGCGATCATCAAGCCTTTCAAGCTCGACGAGGTGCGCGAGGCACTCTCCGCCATCGGCGTGCAGGGCATCACCGTGACCGAAGTCAAGGGCTTCGGCCGGCAGAAGGGCCACACCGAGCTTTATCGCGGCGCGGAGTACGTCGTCGATTTCCTGCCCAAGGTCAAGATCGAGGCCGCGGTCTCGGAAGACCTGGTGGAGCGCGTCATCGAAGCGGTTGAGGGCGCAGCCCGCACCGGCAAGATCGGCGACGGCAAGATTTTTGTGTACGAGCTGGAGCAAGTGGTGCGCATCCGCACCGGCGAAACCGGCCGCGAGGCACTGTGAACCTGTATTGGACGAAAGAAGCACAGACATGAA
It encodes:
- the glnK gene encoding P-II family nitrogen regulator — protein: MKLVTAIIKPFKLDEVREALSAIGVQGITVTEVKGFGRQKGHTELYRGAEYVVDFLPKVKIEAAVSEDLVERVIEAVEGAARTGKIGDGKIFVYELEQVVRIRTGETGREAL
- a CDS encoding TorF family putative porin, which produces MKKKTLLAIAAAAAAVAFPLAASAQLTANVSFTSNYKFRGQDQDASRTKGLKPALQGGFDYAFGETGFYVGNWNSSVDWLPGNSLESDFYGGYKFKLSDFDLDVGALTYVYSGNANGNTTELYGSAGWGPLVLKYSHTVSKDYFGWAGNRAGSGLKGTNTGYLNLAYSQEIIPKVTLKGAIGYTRFASDIKDLGVPNYVDYSVGAAYDFGDGLSLSGSVVGANKKDFFGFVNKNRFVVALTKTM